A genomic segment from Rickettsiella endosymbiont of Miltochrista miniata encodes:
- a CDS encoding MlaD family protein — protein sequence MESKVNYTLVGAFVLILTIALIIFITWLSAGLSTKHYKNFQVIMHESVAGLGVNSSVKYNGVNVGTVKKISLNDQNPEQVRLLLQIEEHTPITEGTTATLNSQGLTGITYLALQGSDSNLNPIPLIPGEKYPIIKSAPSLFLRLDTTLRDLNNNMNQITHDINGVLGGENPILFSKILNNLSITSNHLAAQSKRLDAILINTARSTRAFPSLMNTLTQQTLPSTNQVLTNLSIMTDNLLELSDNLRQNPSILIRGQKPPPLGPGEQ from the coding sequence ATGGAATCTAAAGTCAATTATACCTTAGTCGGTGCTTTTGTACTTATTTTAACCATCGCTCTCATTATTTTTATTACGTGGTTATCGGCTGGGTTATCCACTAAGCATTATAAAAATTTCCAGGTCATTATGCATGAATCCGTGGCGGGCTTAGGTGTTAACTCTTCGGTTAAATATAATGGTGTTAATGTGGGTACCGTTAAGAAAATTTCTTTAAACGACCAGAATCCTGAACAAGTACGCTTGTTGCTACAAATTGAAGAACATACACCGATTACCGAAGGCACGACAGCAACTTTAAATAGTCAAGGTTTAACCGGTATCACCTACTTGGCATTGCAAGGGAGTGATTCTAACTTAAATCCTATTCCACTCATTCCTGGTGAAAAATATCCTATTATTAAAAGCGCGCCTTCTTTGTTCTTACGTTTAGATACAACATTACGTGACTTAAATAATAATATGAATCAGATTACACACGACATTAATGGTGTATTAGGTGGTGAAAATCCGATATTATTTAGCAAGATTTTAAATAATTTATCTATTACTAGTAATCATTTAGCCGCGCAAAGTAAACGTCTGGATGCTATTTTAATCAATACTGCCCGTTCAACACGCGCATTTCCGTCCTTAATGAATACCTTAACGCAACAAACGCTTCCTTCTACCAATCAAGTATTAACTAATTTAAGCATTATGACGGATAACTTACTTGAACTTTCTGACAATCTACGACAAAACCCCAGCATATTAATACGGGGACAAAAACCGCCACCTTTAGGACCTGGAGAGCAATAA
- a CDS encoding ABC-type transport auxiliary lipoprotein family protein, giving the protein MLNFLRGIDFGKNNFQRVICCLLSFLVLSACSIFEPIKTPPMHYFTLAMPDPNWDCCEQQGRTTILVNQPRANAIYNSQRMIYIPACYQIQYFAQNRWADMPTQMLQSLLINSLQHTGYFQAIINTPSTTYYDWVLNTQLLSFQQEFITVPSRFRIAIRAQLIDARSRHVIATQDFVVVQTAAHDDPYGGALAANLAAQKILNEINCFCLRNLS; this is encoded by the coding sequence GTGCTTAACTTTCTACGTGGCATTGATTTCGGGAAAAATAATTTCCAAAGAGTGATCTGTTGTTTGCTGAGTTTCTTAGTGTTGTCGGCCTGCTCGATATTTGAACCTATTAAAACTCCACCGATGCATTATTTTACGTTAGCCATGCCTGATCCCAATTGGGATTGCTGCGAACAACAAGGACGCACCACGATATTAGTCAACCAACCGCGTGCTAATGCGATTTATAATAGTCAACGCATGATTTATATCCCAGCGTGTTATCAAATTCAATATTTTGCACAAAACCGCTGGGCTGATATGCCCACACAAATGTTACAATCTTTATTAATCAACTCTTTACAACACACTGGTTATTTTCAAGCCATTATTAACACCCCTTCCACCACTTATTATGATTGGGTATTGAATACACAATTACTCAGCTTTCAACAGGAGTTTATCACCGTTCCCAGTCGTTTCCGCATAGCCATACGTGCGCAACTCATCGACGCCCGATCCAGACATGTCATCGCCACACAGGATTTTGTCGTCGTACAAACCGCAGCGCACGATGATCCTTATGGTGGAGCACTGGCTGCCAACCTCGCTGCACAAAAAATACTCAATGAAATTAATTGTTTTTGCTTAAGAAATTTGAGCTAA